The Desulfatitalea tepidiphila genome window below encodes:
- a CDS encoding hybrid sensor histidine kinase/response regulator: MTEHPRPESAKEISCRITRTLILYVRGNNQGRLGGLLEDLPFDEAYLLDTNNWISHAFLQRLCARMIRILGDDDAVYNMTVAAARFQSLAPLDHVARLVGSPKLIYLLAPKYYKSLKNTADIHLHDIGPSWAILEDRAHSGYPKTRFDCDLTRGALAAIPTFIGLPPAQVEEIQCQVAESPPAGSERQDRPTQGGSGCLYHVRWEPNRSWWRRLFGKRKFYDQAVEDLLRANGLIQAKYDQVRQLAADLENANRKLAASEQQYRLLAENATDVIWVFSLSNRRLEYISPSVERIRGFPAEEALAQTPEESLSPASLKTLMRYLEEELARDGQAGVDPQRSRRLEVEHSLSGGGYAWAEMIVSFLRNAQGKPVAIMGVTRDISERRRAEAELAQSERKYRDIFEHGMDLLCLHDMNGTLIETNIPFKEEYGWRKADLEGLNIREFIPDRYRRQFDDYMAHILRFGSAQGLLRGVTKSSREVIFEYKNRLILDEEGKPHYVLGAARDVTERVEAEKALKISEEKYREIVQYAPAGIYEFDLEKMKFISVNDVMCEYSGYTKEEFLALHPYDLLNEESRKTMDGLVAEVFQGRKDPPATEYQVKVKDGREFWVLSNTKFFFEEGVPKRAMAVVHDLTQIRRAEAEKRELEIKLHNAQKLESLGRLAGGVAHDLNNILSGIVTYPELLLLDLPQESPLRVPLQTIKRSGEKAAGIVQDLLTLARRGVATKKAIDLNRIVEEFMTSPEYRNITASQNDLQVETRIADQTLHVTGSEVHISKSLMNLVSNAVDAMPNGGRLTISTGDCYIDKPMQGFEVIPKGEFCTLEVADTGIGISDTDLQHIFEPFYTKKTMGRSGTGLGMSVVWGTIKDHEGFIDIRTQEGRGTTFVLYFPASRLRLEASVPAHIDDYLGKGESILVIDDAAEQRELTTEMLKRLGYRADSASSGEEAVRLIRKQNYDLLILDMIMPDGMNGQETYRQIINVYPCQKAVIASGYAETDQVHETQRLGAGTYVKKPYTLEQIGLAVRSELDKA, from the coding sequence ATGACCGAACACCCACGACCCGAAAGCGCCAAAGAGATCAGTTGCCGTATTACCCGGACACTGATCCTGTATGTGCGCGGAAACAACCAGGGGCGGTTGGGCGGTCTTCTGGAGGACCTGCCTTTCGACGAGGCCTATCTCCTGGACACCAACAACTGGATTTCCCACGCCTTTTTGCAGCGACTCTGCGCGCGCATGATCAGGATTTTAGGCGACGATGATGCCGTTTACAACATGACGGTGGCCGCGGCTCGATTTCAATCCCTGGCCCCGCTGGATCATGTCGCCAGACTGGTGGGCAGCCCCAAACTGATCTATTTGTTGGCACCCAAGTACTATAAAAGTCTCAAAAACACGGCCGACATCCATCTGCATGACATCGGACCCTCCTGGGCCATTCTGGAGGATCGCGCACATAGCGGCTACCCGAAAACGCGATTCGATTGTGATCTGACCCGGGGGGCGTTGGCCGCCATACCGACATTCATCGGGTTGCCGCCGGCGCAAGTGGAAGAGATCCAATGCCAGGTGGCCGAGTCGCCACCTGCGGGGAGCGAACGGCAGGATCGTCCCACACAAGGAGGCAGCGGATGCCTGTACCATGTCCGATGGGAGCCGAATCGATCGTGGTGGCGGCGTCTATTCGGGAAGCGAAAATTTTACGACCAGGCGGTCGAGGACCTTCTGCGGGCCAACGGTCTGATTCAAGCCAAATATGACCAAGTCCGTCAACTGGCGGCGGACCTCGAAAACGCCAACCGGAAACTGGCCGCATCGGAGCAGCAATATCGCCTTCTAGCAGAAAACGCCACGGACGTCATCTGGGTGTTCAGCCTTTCGAACCGTCGATTGGAATATATCAGCCCATCGGTGGAGCGCATTCGCGGGTTTCCGGCCGAAGAAGCTTTGGCCCAGACGCCGGAGGAATCTTTGTCGCCGGCCTCTTTGAAAACCTTGATGCGGTATTTGGAAGAGGAGTTGGCCCGAGATGGTCAGGCGGGTGTCGATCCCCAGCGTTCACGCCGTCTGGAGGTCGAACATTCCCTGTCCGGCGGCGGGTATGCCTGGGCCGAAATGATCGTATCGTTTCTCCGCAATGCCCAGGGCAAACCGGTTGCCATCATGGGCGTGACCCGCGATATATCCGAGCGCAGACGGGCCGAAGCGGAACTCGCGCAAAGCGAAAGGAAATACCGCGACATCTTCGAACACGGCATGGACCTGCTCTGCCTCCACGACATGAACGGCACGCTAATTGAAACAAACATTCCGTTCAAGGAAGAGTACGGTTGGCGAAAAGCGGATCTGGAGGGCTTGAACATTCGTGAATTTATCCCGGACCGCTATAGGCGCCAATTCGACGACTACATGGCCCATATCCTTCGTTTCGGGTCGGCTCAAGGGTTGTTGAGGGGCGTTACCAAATCCAGTCGCGAGGTCATCTTCGAATACAAAAACCGTCTGATTCTGGACGAAGAGGGAAAACCCCATTACGTATTGGGGGCGGCCAGGGATGTCACCGAACGGGTGGAGGCCGAAAAAGCCCTTAAAATCAGTGAAGAAAAGTACAGGGAGATCGTTCAATACGCGCCGGCGGGAATTTATGAATTCGACCTGGAGAAGATGAAATTCATCAGTGTCAACGACGTCATGTGCGAATATTCCGGATACACCAAAGAAGAGTTTCTGGCCCTGCATCCCTATGATCTGTTAAACGAAGAGAGCCGGAAGACAATGGATGGGCTGGTCGCGGAGGTTTTCCAGGGCCGCAAAGACCCGCCGGCCACCGAGTATCAGGTCAAGGTAAAAGACGGGCGGGAGTTCTGGGTGCTGTCCAATACCAAATTCTTTTTCGAAGAGGGCGTGCCCAAGCGTGCCATGGCCGTGGTCCACGACCTGACCCAGATCAGACGGGCCGAAGCGGAAAAGCGGGAACTCGAAATCAAGCTCCACAACGCCCAGAAACTGGAATCCCTGGGGAGACTGGCCGGTGGTGTGGCCCATGACCTGAACAACATTCTCAGCGGCATCGTCACCTACCCGGAGCTGCTTCTGCTCGACCTGCCGCAAGAAAGCCCCCTGCGGGTTCCGCTGCAGACCATCAAACGATCCGGCGAAAAGGCGGCCGGCATCGTTCAAGATCTTTTGACCCTGGCGCGCCGGGGCGTTGCCACCAAAAAGGCCATCGATCTCAACCGAATCGTCGAAGAGTTCATGACCTCTCCTGAATATCGGAACATCACCGCTTCCCAGAACGACCTGCAGGTGGAAACCCGTATCGCCGATCAGACACTCCATGTGACCGGATCCGAGGTGCACATCTCCAAATCCCTCATGAATCTCGTGTCCAATGCCGTGGACGCCATGCCCAACGGCGGCCGGCTCACCATATCGACCGGAGATTGCTACATCGACAAGCCCATGCAAGGGTTCGAAGTCATACCGAAAGGTGAATTCTGCACCCTCGAGGTGGCCGACACGGGCATCGGCATATCGGACACCGACCTGCAGCATATTTTCGAACCCTTCTACACGAAAAAGACCATGGGCCGCAGCGGCACGGGCCTGGGCATGTCGGTGGTGTGGGGCACCATCAAAGATCATGAAGGCTTTATCGACATTCGGACCCAGGAGGGCCGGGGCACCACCTTCGTCCTCTATTTCCCCGCCTCGCGCCTCAGATTGGAAGCGTCGGTGCCGGCCCATATCGACGACTATCTCGGCAAAGGAGAATCGATTCTCGTCATCGACGATGCCGCCGAACAACGCGAGCTGACCACCGAAATGCTCAAACGGCTCGGCTATCGGGCCGACAGCGCATCCAGCGGCGAGGAGGCCGTGCGCCTGATCCGGAAACAAAACTATGACCTGCTGATCCTGGACATGATCATGCCCGACGGCATGAACGGCCAGGAAACCTATCGGCAAATCATAAACGTCTACCCATGCCAGAAAGCGGTGATCGCCAGCGGATATGCCGAAACGGATCAGGTGCACGAGACGCAGCGACTGGGTGCCGGCACCTATGTGAAAAAGCCGTATACCCTCGAACAGATCGGACTGGCGGTTCGCTCGGAACTGGATAAAGCCTGA
- a CDS encoding AEC family transporter, translated as MHILTTIIPIFIIVMLGWVVHRHGFLPDEFLGPANRLVFYVAIPAMIFQSIAQSTFGDFFNPLVIVLTLSAAALIYAAAWLTSRGMGMQRSLAGTFIQCSGHGNLGYIGLAVAFYFLGDEGLVHASVVAGFLMILQNILSTVALQTHATQAVAGSSYRLIVVKVMGNPVIVSVSLGMLFSVFSIPLPLIVARSLTILTGLALPTALLVIGASLSLERMAAQGLTVAGAVAFKLLVLPGAGWLLFRCFGLQTIDILPALILLASPTATISFVMAREMQGDGDLATAAISASTLGSALTYIMWLKLAS; from the coding sequence ATGCATATTCTCACCACCATTATTCCGATCTTCATCATTGTCATGTTGGGTTGGGTCGTTCATCGGCATGGTTTTTTGCCCGACGAATTTCTGGGGCCGGCCAACCGGCTGGTTTTTTACGTGGCGATCCCGGCGATGATTTTTCAATCCATCGCCCAATCGACCTTCGGCGATTTTTTCAATCCACTGGTGATTGTCCTTACGCTGTCGGCCGCGGCCCTGATCTATGCGGCCGCCTGGCTGACGAGCCGCGGGATGGGTATGCAACGCTCCCTGGCCGGCACCTTTATCCAGTGTTCGGGGCACGGCAACCTGGGATATATCGGTCTGGCGGTGGCGTTCTATTTCCTGGGAGACGAAGGCCTCGTGCACGCCAGCGTGGTGGCCGGTTTTCTCATGATCCTTCAGAACATTCTATCGACCGTGGCCCTGCAGACCCATGCCACCCAAGCGGTCGCCGGGTCCAGCTATCGTCTGATCGTGGTCAAGGTCATGGGCAATCCGGTCATCGTGTCGGTATCGCTCGGCATGCTCTTTTCGGTCTTTTCGATTCCCCTGCCGCTCATCGTGGCGCGCAGTCTGACGATTCTGACCGGTTTGGCGCTTCCCACAGCCCTGCTGGTGATCGGCGCGTCGCTGTCGCTCGAACGCATGGCGGCCCAAGGCCTGACGGTCGCCGGCGCCGTGGCCTTCAAGCTGCTTGTGTTGCCGGGAGCGGGCTGGCTTTTGTTTCGCTGTTTCGGTCTGCAGACAATCGATATTTTGCCGGCCTTGATTCTGCTGGCATCACCAACGGCCACCATCTCTTTCGTCATGGCCAGGGAGATGCAGGGAGACGGGGACCTGGCCACCGCCGCGATTTCCGCGAGTACGCTGGGATCGGCACTGACCTATATCATGTGGCTGAAACTGGCTTCGTAA
- a CDS encoding GGDEF domain-containing protein — MPLEETIEDSRKNLRLTLELISQHGLTAEPLTYSIWYEYASGKNAALNAAIDRHLENKKSFTEEVIQKLFNQYIAESQIRLTEVVREELKKLFAEIIEAIKATSQHFSESENQLENINQALLPNLTEADVDLLVEQIKHEIKRLESTSSSLKEQLQQATREIDQLKTKMAQYRNEAFLDPLTRIDNRRGFEEKLESVIDESKSDKTPLCLIMADIDHFKQINDTHGHLVGDNVLRVVAATIKNAIRGKDLVARIGGEEFAMLLPDTPFEGGLKVAKNLQHTFECIDLKRKNNRESLGKISLSFGVTAFRKDDTVERFLQRADEALYHSKKAGRNRVSGL; from the coding sequence ATGCCACTCGAAGAGACAATCGAGGATTCACGTAAAAACCTGCGTCTGACGCTCGAATTGATCAGCCAGCATGGTCTTACTGCGGAACCGTTGACCTACAGCATCTGGTATGAATATGCCTCCGGAAAAAACGCGGCTCTCAATGCGGCCATTGACCGGCATCTGGAAAACAAAAAGAGCTTCACGGAAGAAGTGATTCAAAAGCTTTTCAATCAATACATCGCCGAATCTCAAATCAGATTGACAGAAGTGGTAAGGGAAGAACTCAAGAAGCTGTTTGCCGAGATCATCGAGGCCATCAAAGCCACGAGCCAGCATTTTTCCGAATCCGAAAATCAACTGGAGAATATAAACCAGGCGCTGTTGCCCAATCTGACCGAAGCGGATGTGGACTTGCTCGTCGAACAGATCAAACACGAAATCAAACGCCTGGAATCGACGAGCAGCTCGCTCAAGGAGCAACTCCAACAGGCCACCCGGGAAATCGATCAGCTGAAAACCAAAATGGCGCAATACCGTAACGAGGCATTCCTGGACCCCTTGACGCGAATCGACAACCGCAGGGGATTTGAAGAAAAACTGGAAAGTGTCATCGACGAATCCAAGTCAGATAAAACGCCGCTGTGTTTGATCATGGCCGATATCGATCACTTCAAACAGATCAACGACACCCATGGACACCTCGTGGGAGACAATGTACTGCGGGTGGTGGCCGCCACCATAAAGAACGCCATCAGGGGCAAAGACCTGGTCGCGCGCATCGGCGGCGAAGAATTTGCCATGCTATTGCCGGACACGCCCTTTGAGGGAGGCCTTAAGGTGGCCAAGAATCTGCAGCACACCTTCGAATGTATCGACCTGAAAAGAAAGAACAACCGGGAGAGCCTGGGAAAGATCAGCCTCTCATTCGGCGTCACCGCTTTCAGAAAGGACGATACGGTCGAACGCTTCCTGCAACGCGCCGATGAGGCGCTGTATCACTCCAAAAAAGCCGGACGGAACAGAGTCTCGGGCCTGTAA
- a CDS encoding KamA family radical SAM protein, protein MASIESISPLRHPAPDIADTTAAPWKSILDKSMVHLRDLPVHLMAGGDALDAVTDYFPMRINPYMLGLIDTPDGPIGRQLLPRAEELDDLDREGDPLAEEHQSPAPQIIHRYPGRVVFLVSNQCAVHCRFCMRKRRVADGRQVPRESIDLGIDYIRNHPQVNEVVLSGGDPLMRSDSQLVRILETLKEIPHVRLLRIHTRMPVVLPQRITPALAGELSRCHPLYLNLHCNHPAEITTEVASASRLLADAGIPLGSQTVLLKGVNDDARVLQELFEALLQIRVRPYYLHQLDRVPGTAHFRVPVERSIGLLRELRGRLSGMGMPHLMVDLPGGGGKVALGEASVVDRSEDFWKIRNWQGQIYDYTVRQ, encoded by the coding sequence ATGGCATCGATCGAGAGTATTTCACCGTTGCGTCATCCGGCCCCTGACATTGCCGACACGACCGCGGCCCCATGGAAAAGCATCCTTGATAAAAGCATGGTACATCTGCGGGACCTTCCTGTCCACCTGATGGCCGGTGGTGATGCCTTGGATGCCGTGACGGACTATTTCCCCATGCGCATCAATCCCTATATGTTGGGGTTGATCGATACGCCGGACGGCCCCATTGGGCGCCAACTGCTTCCCCGGGCCGAAGAGCTCGACGATCTGGATCGGGAAGGCGACCCCTTGGCCGAAGAGCATCAGTCTCCGGCCCCTCAAATCATTCACCGTTACCCTGGCCGCGTGGTGTTTCTCGTCTCCAATCAATGTGCCGTGCACTGCCGTTTCTGCATGCGCAAGCGGCGCGTGGCCGACGGCCGCCAGGTCCCCCGGGAATCCATCGACCTGGGTATCGACTACATCCGGAATCATCCCCAGGTGAACGAGGTCGTGCTGTCCGGCGGCGATCCGTTGATGCGCAGCGATTCGCAACTGGTTCGGATTCTGGAGACCCTGAAAGAAATTCCCCATGTGAGACTGCTGCGCATCCACACCAGGATGCCGGTGGTTTTGCCCCAGCGGATCACCCCGGCCCTGGCCGGCGAATTGTCACGATGTCATCCGTTGTATTTGAATCTTCACTGCAACCATCCTGCCGAAATCACAACGGAAGTTGCTTCCGCCAGCCGCCTGTTGGCCGATGCCGGCATACCGCTGGGCAGCCAGACCGTTCTGCTCAAGGGCGTGAACGACGATGCCCGCGTCCTTCAGGAGTTGTTCGAGGCACTGCTCCAGATCCGTGTCCGACCGTACTACTTGCACCAGCTCGACCGGGTGCCCGGCACGGCTCATTTCAGGGTGCCCGTGGAAAGAAGTATCGGATTGCTGCGGGAGTTGCGCGGTCGTCTTTCCGGCATGGGCATGCCCCATCTGATGGTCGATCTGCCCGGAGGGGGCGGAAAAGTGGCGCTCGGCGAGGCGTCCGTCGTAGACAGAAGTGAAGACTTCTGGAAAATCAGGAATTGGCAGGGGCAGATCTACGATTATACGGTCAGGCAGTGA
- a CDS encoding DUF933 domain-containing protein — MKLGLIGRTGAGKTTLFEALTKSRLDPAQRKESRIGTVKVPDERVDRLSAMYQPRKTIFAQVEYLLPAPAEHVKEKAREQSIWTQVRDCDALLHVIRNFSGYGLAAPTPQDDFQAVDQELILSDLVVVEKRLERFVLDQKRGKKPNPEEQQLIQRCADILNQEKPLRHFPEVAGAHVLRGYAFLSGKPCLVLVNNEDEDESLPDLGPWVDQETCLAVRGKLEQELGQMDPEEAREFMAEFDIRDLAMDRMITASYARLGLMSFFTVGEDEVRAWTIRKGTAAVDAAEVIHSDIKKGFIRAEVLAYEDLMAAGSYAEARKLGTVRLEGKTYEVKDGDIINFRFNV, encoded by the coding sequence ATGAAGTTGGGGTTGATCGGACGAACCGGGGCAGGCAAGACTACCCTTTTCGAAGCGTTGACCAAGTCGCGTCTCGACCCGGCCCAGCGCAAAGAGAGCCGCATCGGGACGGTAAAGGTGCCCGATGAGAGGGTGGACCGGCTGTCGGCCATGTATCAACCCCGCAAGACCATCTTTGCCCAGGTGGAGTATTTACTACCGGCACCGGCCGAGCATGTAAAGGAGAAGGCCAGGGAGCAGAGCATCTGGACCCAGGTTCGCGATTGCGATGCCCTGCTGCACGTCATCCGCAATTTCAGCGGGTACGGTCTGGCGGCGCCCACGCCCCAGGACGACTTCCAGGCGGTGGACCAGGAGTTGATCCTGTCCGATCTCGTGGTGGTCGAAAAACGTCTCGAGCGCTTTGTCCTGGATCAGAAGAGAGGGAAGAAACCCAATCCCGAAGAACAGCAATTGATCCAACGCTGCGCGGATATCCTGAACCAGGAAAAGCCGCTCCGCCACTTTCCCGAAGTGGCCGGCGCCCATGTTTTGCGCGGGTATGCCTTCTTGTCGGGTAAGCCCTGCCTGGTGCTCGTCAACAACGAGGACGAGGACGAATCGCTGCCGGACCTGGGGCCATGGGTCGACCAGGAAACCTGTTTGGCCGTTCGTGGCAAGCTGGAACAGGAGTTGGGGCAAATGGACCCGGAAGAGGCCCGGGAGTTCATGGCCGAATTCGACATTCGTGACCTGGCCATGGATCGGATGATTACAGCGTCCTATGCGCGGCTGGGGTTGATGTCGTTCTTCACCGTGGGCGAAGACGAGGTGCGGGCCTGGACCATCAGGAAGGGAACCGCTGCTGTCGATGCCGCGGAGGTCATCCATTCGGATATCAAAAAGGGATTTATCCGTGCGGAAGTATTGGCCTACGAGGATTTGATGGCCGCCGGCTCGTATGCCGAGGCCCGTAAACTCGGCACCGTGCGCCTGGAAGGCAAGACCTACGAAGTCAAAGACGGCGACATTATCAATTTCAGGTTCAACGTCTAA
- a CDS encoding PAS domain S-box protein: MGSTGKHIEPHETSAGRQPGTDLSRGDQRLPRHTSHPVTPATPEQTPNPKKPTRADYATDVIYAMDDKGGITMVNRAISTLGYTQEELIGHFFLEFIYKDDRNRMARAYIGALANRQTRAQSLQFRVLTKTGEIRWLEANAIIAFDPQGQFIMHEGMCRDITDNFRGDRPSATINEGQDANAQDAGDDSLPAGNEWLRGMDSPAKIRGRKRDREKSLEMEKANLQEANTALKVLLKRRELDKRALEEQVMFNISRMVLPYLKKIAKESTDSRHKDYVSIIESNLNDITGNFSRRLSLGFYGLSAAELKVANFIRQGKNTRQIAQLLGLSPRTIDTYRHSIRSKLHIKNKNVNLRTFLMSIK; encoded by the coding sequence ATGGGATCCACGGGTAAACACATCGAACCGCACGAAACATCTGCCGGGAGGCAACCCGGAACCGACCTGTCAAGGGGCGATCAACGCCTGCCGCGCCATACGTCGCATCCTGTGACGCCGGCAACACCCGAACAAACCCCAAACCCCAAAAAACCAACTCGTGCCGACTATGCAACCGATGTCATCTATGCCATGGATGATAAAGGGGGGATTACAATGGTGAACAGGGCCATCAGCACCTTGGGCTATACCCAGGAGGAGTTGATCGGCCACTTTTTTCTCGAATTCATCTATAAAGACGACCGAAACCGCATGGCCAGGGCATATATCGGTGCGCTTGCAAATCGCCAAACGCGTGCTCAATCACTCCAATTTCGCGTCCTGACCAAAACCGGCGAGATTCGATGGCTGGAGGCGAACGCGATCATCGCGTTCGACCCCCAGGGGCAATTTATCATGCACGAGGGGATGTGCCGCGATATTACCGACAATTTTCGTGGTGACCGACCATCGGCCACAATCAACGAAGGACAGGATGCCAACGCCCAGGACGCGGGCGATGACTCCCTGCCTGCCGGCAACGAATGGCTGCGGGGAATGGATTCGCCGGCGAAGATAAGAGGCCGGAAACGGGATCGTGAAAAAAGCCTGGAGATGGAAAAGGCCAATCTCCAGGAAGCCAATACCGCATTGAAAGTATTGTTGAAACGACGCGAGCTGGACAAGCGTGCGCTCGAGGAACAGGTGATGTTCAATATCAGTCGCATGGTGCTCCCCTATTTGAAAAAAATTGCAAAGGAGAGCACCGATTCACGCCACAAGGATTATGTCAGCATCATCGAATCAAACCTCAACGATATTACCGGCAATTTTTCCCGGCGGTTGTCACTGGGGTTTTATGGCTTATCAGCCGCCGAATTGAAGGTGGCCAATTTCATCCGCCAGGGCAAAAACACGCGCCAGATAGCCCAGCTGCTGGGGTTGTCGCCCCGTACCATTGATACCTACCGCCACAGTATCCGCAGCAAGCTTCATATCAAAAACAAAAACGTGAACCTGCGAACGTTTCTGATGTCCATTAAATAG
- a CDS encoding rhomboid family intramembrane serine protease — translation MPPKPESRADNTSPARSTTTPLIQNPTEHSDAPTPVFAHLDAEQARTYSLVLAASGIAHGLFHRNGRWSIGVARQDRAGALRAISMYRAENPMAPDHDAPHPPASPRSISALYVGLLLVVVYVAVTTSRQKDTLISTFGADARQIVDGDVYRCVTALLLHNDISHLLANLVGTLLFGTLVSGYCGWGIGWLLIVLSGALGNGLTALWYGDQHLSIGASTGIFAALGICAVMAFWRRYQHHGQRGRSWLSLAGALALLGWLGSSPRSDLAAHLFGLTAGFGFGGLCLWVLDRPTSRPMQTGSFFLTVALLLGSCWWGYAKGGP, via the coding sequence ATGCCCCCCAAGCCGGAGAGCCGGGCCGATAACACCAGCCCCGCCCGATCGACAACAACGCCACTGATTCAAAATCCCACAGAACACAGCGACGCGCCCACACCGGTATTCGCCCATTTAGATGCCGAGCAAGCCCGGACCTACAGTCTGGTCCTGGCCGCTTCAGGCATCGCGCATGGCCTGTTTCATCGGAATGGACGCTGGTCGATCGGCGTGGCGCGTCAGGACCGTGCGGGGGCACTACGCGCCATATCCATGTATCGGGCCGAAAACCCAATGGCACCTGATCATGATGCCCCGCATCCGCCGGCGTCACCGCGGTCCATTTCCGCCCTTTATGTCGGCCTGTTGTTGGTTGTCGTTTATGTGGCCGTGACGACCAGCCGGCAAAAGGATACCTTGATTTCGACCTTTGGCGCCGATGCCCGCCAGATCGTGGATGGTGATGTCTATCGCTGCGTGACGGCGCTGCTGCTGCATAACGACATTTCCCACCTGCTGGCCAATCTGGTTGGCACGCTTCTCTTCGGCACCTTGGTGTCCGGCTACTGTGGCTGGGGAATCGGATGGCTTCTGATCGTGCTCTCCGGCGCGCTGGGCAATGGGTTGACCGCTCTTTGGTATGGCGACCAACACCTATCCATCGGCGCCTCGACCGGCATCTTCGCGGCCTTGGGAATCTGCGCCGTCATGGCGTTCTGGCGGCGCTACCAACACCACGGTCAAAGAGGACGTTCGTGGCTCTCGCTGGCCGGTGCGCTGGCCTTGCTGGGCTGGCTGGGCAGCTCACCCCGCAGCGATCTGGCAGCGCATCTGTTCGGGCTGACAGCGGGGTTCGGCTTTGGCGGCCTCTGCCTATGGGTTCTCGACCGGCCGACGTCCCGGCCGATGCAAACCGGGTCGTTTTTTTTGACCGTCGCTCTTCTGTTGGGAAGCTGCTGGTGGGGCTATGCCAAAGGGGGCCCTTAA
- the map gene encoding type I methionyl aminopeptidase, giving the protein MRVKQPVRGAKIGRNDPCPCGSGKKYKHCCLGKEGPSRPRTHPEMPKIKLKSEADVAGIRRTGRLVVETLDLVESRLEPGITTDDVNTWVHEFTLQHKGIPAPLNYRGYPKSVCVSVNEVICHGIPGPRVLKDGDIVNVDVTTILDGYYADANKTFFIGTPSHEAHRIVETARQSLKEGIGMVKPGNQIGDIGWAIQTYAEAQGCSVVRDFVGHGVGFDFHEPPQIAHFGQRGQGVHLVPGMVFTIEPMINLGTFELIILEDQWTAVTKDGSLSAQFEQTLLVTSDGCESLTPYPL; this is encoded by the coding sequence GTGAGGGTTAAGCAGCCGGTCAGAGGCGCAAAAATCGGACGAAACGATCCCTGCCCATGCGGTAGTGGAAAAAAATACAAACATTGTTGCCTGGGCAAGGAGGGGCCGTCGCGTCCCCGCACCCATCCTGAAATGCCGAAAATCAAATTGAAATCGGAAGCCGATGTGGCCGGTATCCGGCGTACCGGCAGACTGGTCGTAGAGACTCTGGACCTGGTGGAGAGCCGCCTGGAACCCGGCATCACCACCGATGACGTCAATACCTGGGTCCACGAGTTCACCCTTCAGCACAAGGGGATCCCGGCGCCCCTGAACTATCGGGGTTATCCCAAAAGCGTCTGCGTATCGGTCAACGAGGTGATCTGCCACGGTATCCCCGGACCGCGGGTTCTCAAAGACGGCGATATCGTCAATGTGGATGTGACCACCATACTGGACGGCTATTATGCCGATGCCAACAAAACGTTTTTCATCGGGACACCCAGCCATGAAGCGCACAGAATTGTAGAAACGGCACGCCAAAGCCTGAAAGAGGGGATCGGCATGGTGAAACCGGGCAACCAGATCGGCGATATCGGTTGGGCCATTCAAACCTACGCGGAGGCCCAGGGGTGTTCAGTGGTGCGAGATTTCGTGGGCCATGGCGTTGGCTTCGATTTCCACGAACCGCCGCAGATTGCTCACTTCGGCCAGCGCGGCCAGGGTGTACATCTGGTCCCGGGCATGGTGTTTACCATCGAACCCATGATTAATCTCGGCACCTTCGAATTGATCATCCTGGAGGATCAGTGGACGGCGGTGACCAAAGATGGTTCCCTGTCGGCCCAGTTCGAGCAGACCCTTCTCGTCACCTCCGACGGATGCGAGAGTTTGACGCCTTACCCGCTTTAA